The window AGCCGCAAGGCAACAGCGCCGCCCATCGAAGAGCCGAGGACATGCGCTTCAGCAATGTCCAGGTCGTCCAGCAGGGTGCGTACAGCACGCGCCATTGCCCCGATGGAGAGCGGTTCATTTTCCGGCAAGGGGCTACGCCCATGCCCGGGCAAATCCGGCGCGATGACGCGAAAATGCTTGGCAAATGCGGGAATGTGGCGCCGCCATTCTTCACTGCTCATGCCGCCACTGTGCAATAGCAGCAGCGCAGGACCTTCTCCCTCTTCAATGAAGTAAAGCGTTGTCATTGCCTTCCTCCTGTGTGAGATGGGGCATAGTGTAGTCAAGCCGCGTCAGGCAACAATCGGCACGCCGCCAAAATGGACGAAAACGCCCACCAGCATGCGCCGGTGGGCGTGGTTCCGCTCTCGCTGATGGGCTGGCTGGTTATTGCTGCGGACGCAACTCCAAACGCTGGGTAGCCGCCGCTTCAACCGCTTCGCGGGTCCACGGGAGCGGTGCGTACTCCATTGTCAGCCACATTGGCGCAAAATCACCATAATGCGGATGGAAGACATGCCCGCTTTGCCCCACGGTAATCACCACACGCGACGCGTCCCAATTGCCCACGTCAAAGAGTTCGCGATAGCCCGGACCACCACGCACAGCAAACGAGTTGCCAAACACAAAGGAGTTGGCATTGGGCGTCTGATTGTCGCCGGGGGTGGGACCGGCTTCAACATTGAAGAAGCGATTGAGGGGTGAAATGTCGCCAAACACGTTGTGCTTGAAGGTGGTGGTGTGCAAACGCCCCCATGTCCACTCGTGGACCAGGTCGCCTTGTTGACGCCCCCACCATTCCACAGTGGCGGCAAGCGCGCGCGCCATGATGTCGTCGCGCGTTTCTTGTTCGGGGGTCGTCTGGTCGTCCCACCATGCATTGTCGGCGGGCTGTTGCAAGAGCCATTCCATGAATTGGTAATGGCGATGTGTTTGAGCGAGATAGTCGTCGCGCAACGCTTCGGGCAAGTCATCGGCGACGGTGGCTTCAATCAGTTTCCAGTACGCCACTTCAAAAATGCCCGCCGCCGCCGAATCGGCGTCCAGGCGGTAATCCCACTCGCGCAAGGCGTCTTGGGCGCGCTGGGCGATGATGTCATCCGTCTGGACAGCCAGCAAGTGCGGCACAATCTGCTGTGCGGGAATGCTGACGATATCAGCCTGGATCGCCGCCATATCGTCCAACGAGAGGCGCTCTTTGGCGGTCAACCCCTCTTCGATACGGCGGGCACGGTTCGGTGTAGACCAAAACGTGCTGATGTAGTAGGGGTATGAATCGGGTACGGGTTTGTGGTTGGCGGTTGCCACGTACCCGCGCGCCGGGTTGAAAGTGTGGGGCAGTTCATCAAAGGGGATAAAGTCCACCCATTCGTACTCATCCGTCCAGCCCGGCACAGGCGTATCCCCCACCCCGTTCGCACGAATGGGGACTTTGCCTGCGCCGTAGTAGCCAATGTTGCCGTCCACGTCGGCATAGACGAAGTTTTGCATGGGCGCATCCCAGTTTTGCAACGCGGCGCGGAATTCGTCCCAGTTTTGGGCTGTGTTGACGGGGTACATGGCATCAATCAGCGTGTTGGGCTGGGCGGTGGCCAGCCACTGCATGGCAACCGGTTGCTCCAGGTCAAGCACATCGTTGACCAGTGGTCCATGGCGCGACAGTTTGACGTCTACCACAACCGGTTCGGCGCGCCCTTTCACACGGATTTCTTCATGCACGATCTCAAAGGGCACGTATTCACCGTTGACTTCGTATTCGTTGGGATTGTCGGGGTTGAGCCGCTCGATGTAAAGGTCCATCACGTCGGCGGCAAGGTTGGTCATGCCCCAGGCGATACGCTCGTTATGCCCGATGACCACACCGGGAATGCCCGGCAACGTCGCGCCGGTGGAGTTGTAAGTCGGCGCATGCAGCGCCATCAAGTACCAGATGGCGGGCGTACCAAACGCCAGGTGCGGGTCGTTCGCCAGCAAGGGGCGTCCCGTTTCGCTGCGTGAGGGCGCGACCACCCAGTTGTTGCTCCCCCACCCTTGGGCGACGCCATCCAGCAGAAGCCCGGCTTTGGCAAGCGCACGCTCCACCGCCTCGAAATCGGGCGTGCCAAGGGACAGGTCTTCTTCACGCAGAATGGTGAGCGCGCCGGGCGTGTAGCCGGGGAAGAGTTCGGCGGCACGCTCAGATCCCAAGGCGTCGAGCAGTTGGGCATACAACAGTTCCGAGCGGAAGGAATTGGTGAGGTCCCACTGCATCATCTTCGCCCACGCCAGCGTATCCACAGGCGACCAGGGTTCAGGCTCAACGCCGAGAATGCGGTATTCCAGCGGGTAGCGGCCGCGGTGCGTCGCAATGTAGGCGTTGACGCCGTCGGCGTAGGCCTGCAAGATGGCTTTCGTGGCGTCGCTGGCGTTTTCATAATCTTGCTGCGCCGCGCGATTGGTGCCCACAGTACGCAAAAACATATCAGTTTCCAGCGTGGCTTCTCCCAAAATCTCGCTCAGCCGCCCCAGTCCCACACGGCGCTGGAAATCCATCTGCCACAAGCGATCTTGGGCATGAACATAGCCTTGCGCAAAGAAGAGGTCATGCTCGTTTTCGGCGTAGATGTAGGGGATGCCGTGCGCGTCGCGCAAAACCGTCACGGGGGCTTGCAACCCTTCCAGCGTGAGTGTGCCCTCTGTTTGGGGCCAGGGGCGGCGGATGAACCAGACCCCGCCAACGACGACCACCATCAGCAGAACGAGGAGCGCCCCTACAAACCAACGCAGTGCCCGGCGTGCCATAGCCTCTCTCCTGTGGGTTGATGAGTTGCGGGTTGCGCGCATTGTACGCTGAACGAGTGAATTTGAAAAAAGAATGCACAACAGGCGGCTCTCTCGCAGGCGGCTGGTTGTGTACATGGGGAGAGCGCTTGCAACAGAGAACAAAACGGCGCATCCATGCATGGCGATGCACCGCATAGCGGTTATTTCAACATTCAAAAGCGTGAGACACCACAAGGTATCCCCACGCGCTCAGGCTGAAAGCGACGCCATCAGCACCCGATTGCGGCCACTTTCTTTTGCTTCATAGAGCACGTCGTCAGCTTGCTTGAGCAATGTATCGTGGTCTTGGCCATGGACGGGGTAAATTGAAACACCAATAGAAGCTGTGAGCTGAATGCGCTGGTCATTGTATCGAAAATCCAGCGCTTCGAGGGCTTGTCGAAGAGCCTCAGCACGCTGCATGGCTTCTTCCTCACACACACCAAACAGAACGAGCAAGAACTCTTCACCGCCATAGCGGCATGCCAGATCACCGGAGCGAATACTCTCGCGGAAGAGCGTAGCCGCATGAACAAGGGCGGCATCGCCGGCGGCATGCCCGTATGTATCGTTGATACGCTTGAAGTGGTCAAGGTCTATCAATACAAAAGCGATACACGCATTTTCACGCTGGGCACGACTGAACGCACCTGGTAAAAACTCATCCAAATACCGCCGATTGTGAAGCCCTGTGAGCGGATCCCGAATTGCCTGCTCGCGCACTTTCTGCTGCAAAGCTGTAATCTCGTCCAATTGAATTTGCAAATGGGCGTTGGCGTCCTCTAACTCCTTTTGCGCCTCGCGAAGTTCAGCAGTACGTGCACGCACCCGCTGTTCCAATTCGATATTCCTTTTGCGCATCGTGTGATATCGCCACTGAATGCCGCCAACCAGCATCCCGCTTGC of the Ardenticatena maritima genome contains:
- a CDS encoding penicillin acylase family protein, which produces MARRALRWFVGALLVLLMVVVVGGVWFIRRPWPQTEGTLTLEGLQAPVTVLRDAHGIPYIYAENEHDLFFAQGYVHAQDRLWQMDFQRRVGLGRLSEILGEATLETDMFLRTVGTNRAAQQDYENASDATKAILQAYADGVNAYIATHRGRYPLEYRILGVEPEPWSPVDTLAWAKMMQWDLTNSFRSELLYAQLLDALGSERAAELFPGYTPGALTILREEDLSLGTPDFEAVERALAKAGLLLDGVAQGWGSNNWVVAPSRSETGRPLLANDPHLAFGTPAIWYLMALHAPTYNSTGATLPGIPGVVIGHNERIAWGMTNLAADVMDLYIERLNPDNPNEYEVNGEYVPFEIVHEEIRVKGRAEPVVVDVKLSRHGPLVNDVLDLEQPVAMQWLATAQPNTLIDAMYPVNTAQNWDEFRAALQNWDAPMQNFVYADVDGNIGYYGAGKVPIRANGVGDTPVPGWTDEYEWVDFIPFDELPHTFNPARGYVATANHKPVPDSYPYYISTFWSTPNRARRIEEGLTAKERLSLDDMAAIQADIVSIPAQQIVPHLLAVQTDDIIAQRAQDALREWDYRLDADSAAAGIFEVAYWKLIEATVADDLPEALRDDYLAQTHRHYQFMEWLLQQPADNAWWDDQTTPEQETRDDIMARALAATVEWWGRQQGDLVHEWTWGRLHTTTFKHNVFGDISPLNRFFNVEAGPTPGDNQTPNANSFVFGNSFAVRGGPGYRELFDVGNWDASRVVITVGQSGHVFHPHYGDFAPMWLTMEYAPLPWTREAVEAAATQRLELRPQQ